In one Bacteroidales bacterium genomic region, the following are encoded:
- a CDS encoding isochorismatase family protein produces MRINRENAAALIIDVQEKLFSHMDQKEALLKKISIFLEGMRVLGVPLVLTEQYPKGLGATVEALAARLDQEPLIEKISFSCCDEPAVMQTTAFKTSRTVIVGGIEAHVCVLQTVVDLLATGYAAVVVEDCISSRKPEDKRVAVERMRAEGAVITTCESLLFELARLAGTEEFKAISRLVK; encoded by the coding sequence ATGAGGATTAACAGGGAGAATGCTGCGGCCTTGATTATTGATGTGCAGGAGAAGCTTTTCTCACATATGGATCAGAAGGAGGCTCTGCTCAAAAAGATCAGCATTTTTTTGGAGGGAATGCGTGTATTGGGGGTTCCGCTGGTGCTCACCGAGCAGTACCCCAAAGGTTTGGGGGCCACCGTAGAAGCGCTGGCTGCACGCTTGGATCAGGAGCCGCTTATAGAGAAAATTTCCTTTTCCTGCTGCGATGAACCTGCAGTGATGCAGACCACGGCCTTCAAAACGTCCCGTACGGTCATCGTTGGCGGAATTGAGGCACATGTTTGTGTGCTGCAAACCGTGGTTGATCTGCTGGCCACAGGATACGCCGCGGTGGTGGTCGAGGATTGTATCTCTTCCCGCAAGCCTGAGGACAAGCGCGTGGCAGTAGAACGGATGCGTGCCGAAGGGGCTGTGATCACCACCTGCGAATCGCTCCTGTTTGAACTTGCAAGGCTTGCTGGCACTGAAGAATTTAAAGCCATTTCACGACTTGTAAAATAG
- a CDS encoding cysteine hydrolase family protein, producing the protein MWRRYTFFLFLLLPLSVSLTAQKTGLLVIDIQEFYFPGGRMQLENPELAGMNAGLLLDHFRQNKMPVYHVRHNFEPGGNIHPFVKPQGNEPVISKDQVNAFMGTGLLELIQKDSVEQLVICGMQTHMCLEAAVRAAHDLGYSCLVASDACAARALQFEEHIIPAKSVHFSTLSSLQGSYARVLTTDALIKEFSENEQ; encoded by the coding sequence ATGTGGCGACGATATACCTTTTTTTTATTCCTGCTCCTTCCGCTAAGCGTTTCTCTGACAGCTCAGAAAACAGGGCTTTTAGTCATCGATATTCAGGAATTCTACTTTCCGGGAGGGAGGATGCAGCTGGAAAATCCGGAGCTGGCCGGAATGAATGCCGGTCTGTTGCTGGACCATTTCAGGCAGAATAAGATGCCGGTTTACCATGTGCGCCATAATTTCGAACCGGGAGGGAATATTCATCCCTTTGTCAAGCCTCAGGGCAATGAACCGGTTATTTCCAAAGACCAGGTCAATGCATTTATGGGGACCGGACTACTGGAGCTGATTCAGAAGGATTCGGTGGAGCAACTGGTGATCTGCGGAATGCAAACCCATATGTGCCTGGAGGCTGCCGTGAGGGCTGCACACGACCTGGGATACAGCTGCCTGGTTGCTTCAGATGCATGTGCTGCCAGGGCCCTGCAATTCGAAGAGCATATCATCCCGGCAAAAAGTGTCCACTTCTCCACTCTCAGTAGCCTGCAGGGCTCCTATGCACGGGTGCTTACCACTGATGCTCTGATCAAGGAGTTCTCCGAAAACGAACAGTAG
- a CDS encoding SIS domain-containing protein, with product MSSTGREEIRRVLDQEAEAIRSIPISTDYEEVVELIYEKVHQRGGKVIASGMGKAGHVANHMATTFSSTGTPALFLHPSEAQHGDLGIIRENDILLVLSNSGKTREILELVELAHALHAGIPVVIITGNPEGPLARESKLVLYTGNPAEVCPLGLTPTTSATAMAVIGDVLVVLMMKRIGFTPRDYARRHHGGYLGEKSREAGNED from the coding sequence ATGAGCAGTACCGGCAGAGAAGAAATCAGAAGGGTGCTGGATCAGGAGGCGGAAGCCATTCGATCCATTCCAATAAGTACCGATTATGAGGAGGTGGTTGAATTAATATATGAGAAAGTTCACCAGAGGGGAGGCAAGGTCATAGCCAGTGGAATGGGAAAGGCGGGTCATGTGGCCAATCATATGGCCACCACGTTCAGTTCCACTGGAACTCCGGCCCTGTTTCTTCATCCCAGCGAAGCCCAGCACGGAGATCTGGGTATTATCCGGGAAAATGATATACTCCTGGTTCTGTCCAATTCCGGAAAGACCAGGGAGATCCTTGAACTGGTCGAGCTGGCTCATGCACTGCATGCCGGGATTCCGGTGGTGATTATCACGGGTAATCCGGAAGGTCCCCTGGCCAGGGAATCAAAACTGGTACTTTATACGGGAAACCCGGCCGAAGTCTGTCCGCTGGGGCTTACCCCAACCACTTCGGCTACTGCCATGGCAGTGATCGGTGATGTGCTGGTGGTTCTCATGATGAAGAGAATTGGATTTACCCCCAGGGACTATGCCCGCCGCCACCACGGAGGATATCTGGGGGAGAAATCAAGGGAGGCCGGAAATGAGGATTAA
- a CDS encoding carbohydrate kinase yields the protein MQKIYAVGETLLDIIFKGVEPQTAKPGGSAFNTSVTLGRLGAPIHFISETGKDKVGDIILQFMEENGVASTYISRYSPGQTAVALAFLNDHKDAEYEFYKDYPSQRLSVEFPEFQKDDLLMFGSFYSLNPGIRHRVMDLLEKAKRAGVTILYDPNFRSSHAAERDKLIPLVRENLGYSTLVRASDEDLVNLFDTKNPDAAWKVLGAHTSVLVYTANAGGVHLRTPSLSFHMEVERIEPLSTIGAGDTFNAGLLYGLWKRGYRREMIQSLNQGQWEELIATAIQFSREVCLSYENYLPRAFVNHYKKSN from the coding sequence ATGCAAAAGATTTATGCCGTAGGAGAGACCCTTCTCGACATTATTTTCAAAGGAGTGGAACCTCAGACAGCCAAACCGGGTGGTTCTGCCTTTAATACCTCCGTCACCTTGGGCCGTCTGGGGGCACCTATCCATTTTATCAGTGAAACGGGTAAAGACAAGGTGGGGGATATCATCCTTCAGTTTATGGAAGAGAATGGGGTGGCAAGCACTTACATTTCCAGGTACAGCCCCGGGCAAACGGCTGTGGCCCTCGCATTTCTGAATGATCACAAGGATGCCGAATACGAATTTTATAAGGATTATCCCTCTCAGCGCCTCTCGGTGGAATTTCCTGAATTTCAGAAGGATGATCTCTTAATGTTTGGCTCGTTCTATTCCCTGAATCCAGGTATTCGCCACAGGGTCATGGACTTGCTCGAGAAAGCAAAACGGGCAGGTGTCACCATTTTGTATGATCCGAATTTCCGAAGCAGTCATGCTGCGGAGAGAGATAAGCTGATCCCTTTGGTCAGGGAAAATCTGGGCTACTCCACCCTGGTCAGGGCCTCCGATGAGGACCTGGTCAATTTGTTTGATACAAAAAATCCCGATGCCGCCTGGAAAGTGCTCGGCGCCCATACCAGTGTCCTGGTATATACCGCCAATGCCGGAGGGGTTCATCTTCGTACCCCTTCGCTCAGCTTTCATATGGAGGTGGAGCGCATCGAGCCGTTAAGCACCATTGGTGCCGGTGACACTTTCAATGCAGGACTCCTGTATGGCTTGTGGAAAAGGGGGTACAGAAGGGAAATGATACAGTCATTAAACCAGGGTCAGTGGGAGGAACTGATTGCAACGGCCATTCAGTTTTCCAGGGAGGTTTGTCTGAGCTATGAAAACTATTTGCCCCGGGCTTTTGTAAATCACTACAAAAAAAGCAACTGA